The following are encoded together in the Tepidiforma bonchosmolovskayae genome:
- a CDS encoding CaiB/BaiF CoA transferase family protein translates to MSAPLPLQGIRICDFTAVWAGQTATMYLADLGAECIKVENPFIWNPMTRAASPRMNAMMAQLMPPWIAGHPPEPGPRPWNNSPAFIQVLRNKKSFTVDSRRPEGLAIVRQLIAISDILAENLAIGTLEKLGLDDDAIRAVRPDIIILHMPAFGRTGKYVEGRGYGAHIDSVAGSTILRGYRDTAPVDNVSIFAGDYWGGMHGAVAVMAALRHRRRTGEGQVIEMAQVESSAHMFPQAALDAAWNGREQRTIGNRSIEGYVPSGVFPAAGSDRWICISCRDDAEWRALVAFMGSPPWATAPELATAEGRAAAQDMIEERLAEWTATRDRDELFHALQQAGVTAGPVLNAKEAAEDPHLAATGAWKRLPATEDYPEVDWLRPAYRFSKSDVDLRTPPCLFGEHNDYVYREVLGLSDEEIERLAAAGHIATTFDPEVIATA, encoded by the coding sequence ATGAGCGCACCCCTTCCCCTGCAGGGCATCCGAATCTGCGACTTTACCGCCGTCTGGGCCGGCCAGACGGCCACCATGTACCTCGCCGACCTCGGCGCGGAGTGCATCAAGGTTGAGAACCCCTTCATCTGGAACCCGATGACCCGCGCCGCCAGCCCGCGCATGAACGCCATGATGGCCCAGCTCATGCCGCCCTGGATCGCCGGCCATCCCCCGGAGCCCGGCCCCCGGCCCTGGAATAACAGCCCCGCCTTCATCCAGGTGCTGCGCAACAAGAAATCCTTCACGGTCGACAGCCGCCGCCCCGAGGGGCTCGCCATCGTCAGGCAGCTCATCGCCATCAGCGACATCCTCGCCGAGAACCTCGCCATCGGGACGCTCGAAAAGCTCGGCCTCGACGACGACGCCATCCGCGCCGTCCGCCCCGACATCATCATCCTCCACATGCCCGCCTTCGGTCGCACCGGCAAGTACGTGGAAGGCCGCGGCTACGGCGCCCATATCGACAGCGTCGCAGGCTCCACCATCCTCCGCGGCTACCGCGACACCGCCCCGGTCGATAACGTCAGCATCTTCGCCGGCGACTACTGGGGCGGCATGCACGGCGCCGTCGCGGTGATGGCCGCCCTCCGCCACCGCCGCCGCACCGGCGAGGGCCAGGTCATCGAAATGGCCCAGGTCGAATCCTCCGCCCACATGTTCCCCCAGGCCGCCCTCGATGCCGCCTGGAACGGCCGCGAACAGCGCACCATCGGCAACCGCTCGATCGAAGGCTACGTCCCCAGCGGCGTCTTCCCCGCGGCCGGCAGCGACCGCTGGATCTGCATCTCCTGCCGCGATGACGCCGAATGGCGGGCCCTCGTCGCCTTCATGGGCAGCCCGCCCTGGGCCACCGCACCCGAACTCGCCACCGCCGAGGGCCGGGCCGCCGCACAGGACATGATCGAAGAACGCCTCGCCGAGTGGACCGCCACGCGCGACCGCGATGAGCTCTTCCACGCCCTCCAGCAGGCAGGCGTCACGGCCGGCCCGGTCCTCAACGCCAAAGAGGCAGCCGAAGACCCCCACCTCGCGGCGACCGGCGCCTGGAAGCGCCTCCCCGCCACCGAGGACTACCCCGAGGTCGACTGGCTCCGCCCCGCCTACCGCTTCTCGAAGTCGGATGTCGACCTTCGCACGCCGCCGTGCCTCTTCGGTGAACATAACGACTACGTCTACCGCGAGGTCCTCGGCCTCTCCGACGAGGAGATCGAGCGGCTCGCCGCCGCCGGCCATATCGCGACCACCTTCGACCCCGAGGTCATCGCCACCGCATGA
- a CDS encoding CaiB/BaiF CoA transferase family protein, whose protein sequence is MDALQGVTILDFSSHIAGPYCTKLLADLGARVIKVERPGGDPARNLPPFLGDEPGPDRSATFQYLNTNKESIVLDLKRPEARDVVRALVQRADLVVTASPPRVEKALGIDYATLSGYRDIPVVAITNFGHEGPYRDYSLDDLVVYAMGAEMYSHGLLHREPLKLGGTAATLQCGAMAAVAAMGALTAYEVHGVGQLVDVPCFNVQVNNIDRRSSSILAYRFSGRVQDRPASHISGLAGGIYPVADGYVEIAALPGTYWRRFVEMIGDESLKDPALDSPLAALQPGAREAVDAIVIPWMLERTRAEVWEAAREHHVMCGPLYTGLDLRNDENFRERGLWTTIQHPELGELPMLGRPYIFEKTPWRIRSAAPRLGEHTRTILQEAGFEPAAIDTLAAAGVIA, encoded by the coding sequence ATGGACGCACTGCAGGGCGTCACCATCCTCGATTTCTCCAGTCACATCGCAGGCCCCTACTGCACGAAGCTCCTCGCCGACCTCGGCGCACGGGTCATCAAAGTCGAGCGCCCCGGCGGCGACCCCGCCCGCAACCTCCCGCCCTTCCTCGGCGACGAACCCGGCCCCGACCGCAGCGCAACCTTCCAGTACCTCAACACCAATAAGGAGTCGATCGTCCTCGACCTCAAGCGGCCCGAGGCCCGCGACGTCGTCCGCGCACTTGTCCAGCGCGCCGACCTCGTCGTCACCGCCTCGCCGCCCCGCGTCGAAAAAGCCCTCGGCATCGACTACGCCACCCTTTCCGGCTACCGCGACATCCCCGTCGTCGCCATCACGAACTTCGGCCACGAGGGGCCCTACCGCGACTACTCGCTCGACGACCTCGTCGTCTACGCCATGGGCGCCGAGATGTACAGCCACGGGCTGCTGCATCGCGAACCGCTCAAGCTCGGCGGCACCGCGGCCACGCTCCAGTGCGGCGCCATGGCCGCCGTCGCCGCCATGGGCGCCCTTACCGCGTACGAGGTCCACGGCGTCGGCCAGCTCGTCGATGTCCCCTGCTTCAACGTCCAGGTCAACAACATCGACCGCCGCAGCTCCAGCATCCTCGCCTACCGCTTCTCCGGCCGCGTCCAGGACCGGCCCGCCTCCCACATCTCCGGCCTCGCCGGCGGCATTTACCCCGTCGCCGACGGCTACGTCGAAATCGCCGCCCTGCCCGGCACCTACTGGCGCCGCTTCGTCGAAATGATCGGCGACGAATCCCTCAAGGACCCCGCGCTCGATAGCCCCCTCGCCGCCCTCCAGCCCGGCGCCCGCGAGGCCGTCGACGCCATCGTCATCCCCTGGATGCTCGAACGCACCCGCGCCGAGGTCTGGGAAGCCGCCCGCGAACACCATGTGATGTGCGGCCCCCTCTACACCGGCCTCGACCTCCGGAACGACGAGAACTTCCGCGAACGCGGCCTCTGGACCACCATCCAGCACCCCGAGCTCGGCGAGCTTCCAATGCTCGGCCGCCCCTACATTTTCGAGAAGACGCCCTGGCGCATCCGTTCCGCCGCGCCGCGCCTCGGCGAGCACACCCGCACCATCCTCCAGGAGGCGGGCTTCGAACCCGCCGCCATTGACACCCTCGCTGCTGCCGGAGTCATCGCATGA
- a CDS encoding class F sortase — translation MNLRRLALLAPTFLLMVGAAAAASAAGDQPRLVPRAVIPNVAAGDPTPTPTPVPPYAGQVAALVIPAAGVDGRFPVEVRDTAIVAGREAFEDPSRPDAIAWYPRFGRPGFPAANSIFAAHIDYVGYGPGPFARLTAVRPGDAVSVLMDNGLVYAYTVVSVDIVRLSDLDMDAVVFPFLPLERERVTLISCGGTFVPRPGGGGEYDSRVILVAERTIPR, via the coding sequence ATGAACCTCCGCCGCCTCGCACTCCTCGCGCCGACGTTCCTGCTGATGGTGGGCGCGGCGGCCGCCGCATCCGCCGCCGGCGACCAGCCCCGGCTCGTCCCGCGGGCCGTCATCCCCAATGTCGCCGCCGGCGACCCCACGCCCACCCCCACGCCCGTGCCCCCGTACGCCGGCCAGGTTGCCGCCCTGGTCATCCCCGCCGCCGGTGTCGATGGCCGCTTCCCCGTCGAGGTCCGCGACACCGCCATCGTCGCCGGCCGCGAGGCCTTCGAAGACCCGTCCCGCCCGGACGCCATCGCCTGGTATCCACGCTTCGGCCGTCCTGGATTTCCTGCCGCAAACAGCATCTTTGCCGCGCACATCGACTACGTCGGCTACGGTCCGGGCCCCTTCGCGCGCCTCACCGCCGTCCGGCCCGGCGACGCCGTCTCCGTCCTCATGGATAACGGCCTCGTCTACGCCTACACCGTCGTCTCCGTCGATATCGTCCGCCTGTCCGACCTCGATATGGATGCGGTCGTCTTCCCATTCCTCCCCCTTGAGCGCGAGCGCGTCACGCTCATCTCCTGCGGGGGCACCTTCGTCCCTCGACCGGGCGGCGGCGGCGAGTACGATAGCCGGGTCATCCTCGTCGCCGAGCGCACCATCCCGCGCTGA
- a CDS encoding alpha/beta fold hydrolase translates to MIPGTERRLVTVAPGVNLELFEAGAGPAVILLHGFPELAYSWRHQVGPLAAAGYRVIVPNQRGYGASSAPAPVEAYDLESLAADVAALVRWAGAGPAVVIGHDWGAPVAWHAALRYPGLVRAVGSLSVPHAARPSRPPLELMREAAGPDHIHYIDYFQQPGVAEAEFEADVRAGLLGFYWSISGDAPRDERFRPIRRGARFIDSFAPPAQLPAWLTAADLEVYVEAFTLSGFRGGLNWYRNVDRNWERSADLAGAVVRQPALFVTGSRDPARNPPAIERLRDVVPDLRVFAILEGCGHWTQQERPAEVTGAILRFLRDIDARAAP, encoded by the coding sequence ATGATCCCGGGCACCGAACGCCGCCTCGTGACCGTCGCGCCCGGCGTCAACCTCGAGCTCTTCGAGGCCGGCGCCGGGCCGGCGGTCATCCTCCTCCACGGCTTCCCCGAGCTGGCGTACTCCTGGCGCCACCAGGTCGGCCCGCTCGCTGCCGCCGGCTACCGCGTCATCGTGCCCAACCAGCGCGGCTACGGCGCCAGCAGCGCCCCTGCTCCTGTCGAGGCGTACGACCTCGAAAGCCTCGCCGCCGATGTCGCCGCCCTCGTCCGCTGGGCCGGTGCCGGCCCGGCCGTCGTCATCGGCCACGACTGGGGCGCACCCGTCGCCTGGCACGCCGCCCTGCGCTACCCTGGCCTCGTCCGCGCCGTCGGCTCGCTCAGCGTCCCCCACGCCGCCCGTCCGTCCCGGCCTCCGCTGGAGCTCATGCGCGAAGCCGCCGGCCCCGACCATATCCACTACATCGACTACTTCCAGCAGCCCGGCGTTGCCGAAGCCGAGTTCGAAGCCGATGTGCGTGCCGGTCTCCTCGGCTTCTACTGGTCCATCTCCGGCGATGCACCCCGCGACGAACGATTCCGGCCCATCCGCCGCGGCGCCCGCTTCATCGACTCGTTCGCCCCGCCCGCGCAGCTCCCCGCCTGGCTGACCGCCGCCGACCTCGAGGTCTACGTCGAGGCATTTACTCTGAGCGGATTCCGCGGCGGGCTCAACTGGTACCGCAACGTCGACCGCAATTGGGAGCGCTCCGCCGACCTCGCTGGCGCAGTCGTCCGGCAGCCCGCGCTGTTCGTGACCGGCAGCCGCGACCCTGCCCGCAACCCGCCCGCCATCGAGCGCCTCCGCGACGTCGTCCCCGACCTCCGCGTCTTCGCCATCCTCGAAGGGTGCGGCCACTGGACCCAGCAGGAGCGCCCGGCTGAAGTCACCGGCGCCATCCTCCGCTTCCTGCGCGACATCGACGCCCGGGCGGCCCCGTAA